The following DNA comes from Clupea harengus chromosome 9, Ch_v2.0.2, whole genome shotgun sequence.
CCTAACTGTCATGGCCTATGATAGGTATGTTGCCATATGCAAGCCTCTGAGGTACAACTCCATTTTTACTAACAGCTACCTGATTAAACTCATCATTCTCATGTGGACTGTGGACTTCAGCCTGATCCTCATTCTGTTTACATTACTCACTCGACCTAAAATTTGCAGGACAGAAATAATGGACCCATACTGTAATAATCCTGCTTTGGTTAAGTTAACATGTGGTGACACAAGGATCAATAACTACTATGGTCTGTTTATAACTGCATTTTTCCAAGGCCTGTCATTGTCTGTGGTGATTTACACTTACGTGCAGATCCTGATAGCTTGTGTCTCATCAACTAATAGAACAAATGCAAGAAGCAAGGCACTCCAAACCTGTGCCACACATTTAGTAGTTTTCTTGATTTTTGAGATCACAATTTTGTTCAATGTGCTTGCTTATCGTATACAAGGCTTATCAACAGGTTTGCACAAGTTTTTTGGAGTAATGATGCTTACATTTCCTCCTTTTGTAAACCCTTTGATATATGGCCTAAAGACTAAAGAAATTAAACAGAAAATTACGATTGTTTTCTGTAAATAGATGTCATTAACTGTTATTAAAGAATACTGAGTGTTTAGTATGGGGATTTAAATGATACCTCTGAAGTTTGTATTTTATCTGTTTAGAGGAAAATGTTTATAATCCCATTTAGTGATTCAGTATAGAAACAGATGTGTCAGGAAATCAgatggacattttttttaaataggatGTCTTGCTTTACAGAAAAGGGAAAGGATATGTGCCCTCAGTATTAGTAAGTGGTCTTGACAGAGACATTTTGGActtaaaataacataaataaaatgtactTTTCCATGGGGTCACATCTTAAGTAGACATAAAATCCTATTTGAGCTGGATTCGTTTGCTAGTGATTTTGAAGTGATCTTACTGCCAGAAGAGTACAGTGAATATGTGTAATTTCATCAATTTACCTTCCATGGATCATATCTAAACATCAATGCCACCGACACacaatatttaaatatatttatttaaatgttgtcCTTTTGTGCATCATTTCCCCCAGCATCAACTATATAACAGTCACAGAAAAATAATATGAACAGCAAAACATACTGGTAATTGGTTCATTTTACACAGTAAAACATGTTAAATTACAATTGATTTTTCTTTCTAGAGACATTGTTCTTAATTAGCTTGGTTAATTTCCCTGACTTATAATTTgaattgcacacactcactaaaaAGAGACATTATTGGACAGAGGGCTACTGTGAGGTCAACTGAATGGGACTGGTTTACAAAAAGGGTATTTCAACAAAATACagatgaaaatgtgtgttgtttacTTAAAACATATGTGATTCCACTATATTTACCTGGTAGAGGAGCCATGTCTTGAAGGGCCTATTGAAGGCAAGTAATGACAAGCCGCTGGTTTGTGATGCAAAGCATCCAAAAGACACTACAATCTTTCAGTGGCTATGTCCACTTGATttccattacagtttttctcaattgtttacacacaaaaacatatgaCAACGTATGGAACGTATGACACagtgaccacaacctgtaactcatgtgccaactccctaaaccaattctgctgaactataaacacaattatctgctttagacccagatttcaattgtaaaccacactttcttcaaaacactacacacaatcctctctATTTTgtacacttcatcaatgccaaatctccttgtgttcagacagaacacactgccattcaaatggcaaaacttccatttccaaggctgttgtgcaatttgtaatcaaagctttagcaatataactgaacatgaaaaggcgtaatgctcctgataaggccttcatactggtgttttcccattcatagtaATGTTTTCCAttcagcacatcagtgttcaatggGTGCTTAGAAATGTATACTCATAtgatggattgtgtgtgtcatttgaacacaaaataccattttgaggagacataacattgttttgaaggcaaagtagcattttgcaggagatatgtagggttttgcattttgtgtgtgaggttttgggAAAATGAggtatgctttcaaaaaatgtgtgtaagcaattgagaaCAACtgtaatacagtttttctcgattgctaacacacattttttgaaagcatgcctcgttttctcaaaactctaaacacaaatcccaaaaccactcacacaaaatgcaaaaccctttatatctcctgcaaaaggcaactttgctttcaaaacagtgttatgtcacctcaaaagggtactttgttttctaatgacaaacacagcccattatatgagtagacattctaagcatcgattgaacactgatgtgctcaatggaaaacactactatgaaatgggaaaacaccagtatgaaggccttatcaggaacattatgttactatacgcttactcctgtagtaaaatataactgtataatgtttttacgcaaatataaaacaacacacaaatatacagtaacaactaaaatatttctttattttttccaaaagtgctgtagcctatacatcacagcaaacacaaatgaatgtgtaaatgatttgcacagaacaaacaataggatataggccagtacagtcaacaaaaaaaagaaagaaaaatgtaaaataaaaaaggacaaaaaactactgcatcctgttctagctcaagacaatattgacaatgtgctatcagaaattgacctacacagtgttgtgaatgttgttgcattttgtgtgagtggtttagggatttgtgtttagagttttgagaaaacgaggcatgcttcatgtgtgtaagcaatcgagaaaaactgtaacattggattggattacaatacagtacagtaatgtgtcagtgctgataggatgcaatcagttgtggaaatgtatatgacttacttgcacatagtcatagcataactgtttgactgtcggagtttctgacaaaaggcaccctgtacacctgctttattctcaaggtgttccgccttagaacacagtccactgtggctaggctcactgtattgatgtttaggaatatgtcttggtcatcaatggttgcactttgtatttgtttacgtaattttacagatacagtacaatggaaaatacaagaatactatgctcctgataaggcattcaaactagtgttttcctgtcatagtagtgtttcttacctattccctcttctgaatgtccagagaatagatgcaactgagaagcggcttatatttggttgaaccctctggccagcctcctgcatggtcaaaccatggttgaccatatggttgaccacagtggcccgaatctcatcagagataatgacttatcttgctctttctctatcctcttcctcctcctcctcctcctcctcctcttactctcactcctctgcctttcttatcacctctcacttcaatgttgccatcaattgttctccaaaccaggagctaacctgtggccatcatattgctaaagctttgatttcaaatggcacaacagccttggaaatggaagttttgccaattgaatagcagtgtgttctgtctgaacacaaggaggttttggcattgatgaagtgtgcaaagtagagaggatggtgtttagtgttttgaagaaagtgtggttaacaatttaaatctgtgtctaaagcagatcattgtgtgttctgttttgaagaaagtgcggttaacaattgaaatctgtgtctaaagcactaaagtgtggttaacaatttaaatctgtgtctaaagcagatcattgtgtgttctgttttgaagaaagtgcggttaacaattgaaatctgtgtctaaagcaaaTAATTGTGCTTAatgtttagcagaattggtttagggagttggcacatgagttacaggttgtggtcattgtgccataagttccagtttttgaatgtaatcaatcgagaaaaactgtaacatatATTAAGTCAAAATGTaaaaattataatattatattataataacaTAACCAACACAGTTATTATTCATGTAACAATTGTGAtacactctgagattcttctgaatgaagagtgcattacaaattaaattcattattattattattattattattattattatactaagGGCCAGATTTACGTAAATTTGCGAGCACAGCGTAATCAGCACCTTCGCCAAACCGCATACAGCGCACCGCATAGTATTTATCAAACCAGAACCTCGTTGGGTAATCATCGCCTTACTCCGCCCTCTCGTGTTATGAGCGCGCCGctaaaagaggagagaatgggcctgtgtgttcctgccaccatggatgatgagttagatttagaattagagcttttggttcactcCGGGTTCGCGTTGTAGTGTGGACAGGGGAAACAGAGGTTTTTAGACACGCTGAcgttcggttgccatggcactgggggtagcttgcgctcgaaaGGCTATAACGACAAAATAttcatggaaggtgaaatgaaaatgctgctctgtctctacaattgaCTTAGTATAGTTAGAGTACTTCAGGTataagtacttttcctgaatagatacgcgttactcctacgcagaaggcgagcgCTTTACTAGCTGTGCAAAGAAGACGGTTTAAACCctacataaacaaataacatttctgttatATTTTCCCCTGTATCCCCACCCAAAACGCTGATGAATTGCGTCAAAtttctcgcacacacatagttttcatttagcagctgatatgtcatgctaaaacaacTCTTGATTCGTTACAAATGGAACAGACCTGGTTTAGACCTGCTTTTATGAGGCGGAGAATTCTCACGCAAATTAGAGACGCGCTCTCAGCAGGCAGTTTTAGTAAATACCAcggaatacataattaggcgcactttacgcatctcctcccatctttttgcggcgaacacccactttcccttataccctcccatttATGCATATGTATTAGACGGGAAGCGCAACTTGCCTATCTGCTTCAGCAGCGGGTAAGCTGCGATTTTACCCAAGTGCGGCgcgtttgtaaatacggttcctTGTCTTTACCTGCATTTTGCGTAGAAATTACGCCTGAAGTGGGCGCAATTCTGTTACTAAATCTGGCCCTTAATGTGATGCCATTATGTAGGCTTATTCTAACAGGCCTAACAGGGCCCAAGTTGGTGTAGTGAATAGCATTGTTGCCTTATAAGCAGTTGACCCAGGTTTGATTCCCgggtcactttggacaaaaacaTGTGCTGAATACTTAATCCTAGCATTAATCAATTTATGTTGTCACAAAGTTCGGTTAAGTAAATGTACGGCTGAAAAATCATTGAGGAGCGACGACGGGGGGTCTGAGGGAGTGCTAGTGACCCTATTGCCCCTGTGTTGACTCAGAGGCAACTGTTCTTTTGACCCTCTCCACTGCcaaacaccatgttccctaaTGCTACAAAAGGGGAATAAACCATATAGAAAACAATCTAACAAAAATGTTTCCATGATAACAGTAAACTTTCACAGACAAACCATTTTGGACCGATCATTTTCAAACTATTTGAAATCTAATCTGATTCTTAATTAAATCTAATCTGATTAATGAGATTAACTAAATATATAAAAGCCTATAGCCGAGCACTAGCGAGCCTCCTGCCAGGCTTGCTCATgcagttgctgctgctgccgctgtttCTGCTTCTGCCGCTGCTCCTCTAGCTCCCACTCCTCCGAAGCCAGCCGTCCTTGCTCCCGCTCCGCCAAAGACGGCCACACCAGCTCCCGCTCCACCGAACACGGCCGCCCCGCTCGTGCGAACAAAACCAGCTGCTCCTCAAGTGCCCAGTCCCATCCTGGTCAGAGTGTGGAACACGAGCCGAAACAGGTTAACACCAACTACACGCCTGCGCCGCCCAGAAAATCAGGCAGCCCAGGTGCCACAGTCCCAGACGCCGCAGTCCCAGATGCCCCCAGCCCCAATGACCCAGGCACGGCTCAGATGCCGCAGGCTACAGTAAGCCAGGCAGCCAAAATTCCCCAGGCTCAAGTAAGCAAGGAGGCCCAGATGGCCAAGGTATCCAGAGCCCGGGTTGTTCTAGTCTTCCCACAAGCCAGTCTTGAGTACTACGCCACCCCAGAGAAGGCTCAAGCCCGTCCAGAACTGGCACTCTCCTTTAGCGTCTAGTGGTCGTCCTTTGGCATAGCCTGAGCAAGGCTAGTCAGGTAAAATGCCACAGGCGCAATTGCCCCCATCATGGTCCCAGATGCCCCTGACCCCAGTAAGCCAGGACAGCCACATGCCCCAAGCGCAGATGCGGATACCCCCTTTTTTGCCATTCCTGCTGGACTCTCGACACTGTCGAGGCCGCCTCAAGGATCATCCAGCACCCCAAGACCGAGGTGGCGACTCCAACGTTGGGGATCCCTCCTCGCCTGAATACTAATCATACTCACCTGCCACTTTCCCAATCTCCTAATTCATGCTACCTGTGTGTTATTATTGGTGTGGCAGAGGTTCATGATGTGCCAGTGCTCAATGTATACCTAGGCTGTATTGCTGTGAGTAGTTCTTGCCTGTGTATTTGTTGTGAGGTTATACAGTATTTGTTTTGAGCTTTAGGGTAATTCGAACACAGCTCATTTCATCCAATTCATTTTGGGGGGGTTTCGGGAGTATCATTTGTTATAGCATCTAAACACAGACTTTTCAAGCATTTTGTGATAAACAAGGAAATGGATGGTTTAAATACTGTAGCTAACTGGGCCATTTTGAAACAACTTCTTGCATTACCTGCCTTATTTTCAGTCACCAAAAAAGCAAACGACACAAAGCAATGACACAAACATTTAATTGGTCAACAGCAACGAGTACGAGCTGAGAAGACCTTAGTTGGTAAAGTTACGCCTCCCTCATAAAAATTGAACggtttgattggctgatgtgtCTAACATTGACAGTACTGCTGCCCTAATGAGTCCTGGTGATTTATGGTTGGAATAAAATTGTTCTCATTTAAAGCTGTGTCATTTAACTCTTCACAactgtaggtacactggaattcgtccattgtggttgactttaatcattaCGTATGTTTCATCCGGAACCTACGTCAgactttacctgtcataaaaatgtaacctgatgcatttcttaaccacgcccacctgagcgtggacaatagccgcatctccccagatatctctctctctgtcagcgcCCACCTGGCAAggacctcttcacctctctccctccgggcatcgtccgcgaggagcaagcctctttgacctcctctcacctcaggcatcgcctgcacacggtgaagagcaactctctttgttctctcgcaaCAAAGAGAACTCACTTttgtcttacggccgacacacgcctaagatctctcagtcaactgactgctaagtgagacgaagtaagttcagcgaaagcagctaacaatagacctgctagctaaattgcagaggaaagcagctaacaatagacctgctagctaactctacccAACGGGAACAGAAGGCAACCTGCAACGAACGAAcggtcaaatcctccgacctaaactgcggTGAAACAGACATcccagcaaggacaactttctccagctacggacggcatcatctcttctctgccgtttcaacataggactcgccagcacgacccttttcataaaggactggtaactctgacattaactgggcatttagctatcctagctattcacaacctggctaagcataagactgtttacatgccattgttcatgtgtttcatatgtttcgtttactgaacgtaactgtttatatattttcattgttagttggtagttggcttcaccacaccatctgggttatcgttaggattgcttctcagacacatcaggtcttgcatgcatcactaaccattccCCTCTCCTAACATGGCATCtaaatcgcgcacgattacatatacattggccttcacatagccacacacgcgaagagaatactcgaacttcgcgctgcatataggctcgcccttgttcacatcacatgtatgttcgcgtacgtgcacacacatgcacgcggaactacggtgatcaaacaaaggaacacacacacattctttctggcgcgctcctaacagcgcaaccccgagctcacaagctcacacacatatccccacactccttcaattcattggtcagttacatttagctagattacatattgtgtgttattttcttatcattgtgtaaataaatactttgatttatatacgctggtttatttaatgttgcacaagagtggacgttgccaacctcttctattcagaattctaatgaccttcaaccatactattagtaaggtaactttggttgtagttattaatttaattattaatcagagttccaaattgatagtataatatattttatgagactgatatatttaacgagactgatttgtggattatcattattttgaccacgtagagaacactacactttgtgtggcgccccctaggtgttcaacttaattgatctgcctttgtgttgaatggttgatgcctgtccaatcgggtgagattaccaacatattgttgctgttgcaaggacagcaccagtgtgtcttggtggccctcgcaaagacggtatcacaatttacacacaattgcacccacattcacccggctcctgctcacagggtaagttacctacatagtctggtactcccatgtgaggctggtaccaatttcacctacacaaCTATAACGTGCTACTTTGTATGATGATTTAGATGTAAAGAGCGGTTGGGATTGGGCCAATCAACAAGCATTAAACCAATTCTCTATAGAATGGTTTTGTATAGTGTAGAGTATAAGGTCAAAACACTGACCAGCAAGAAAAGCAAAGAGATCAACGGTAAAACATGTTAAGTTATCCATAAATACTTGACTGAACcagtattttatttttattattattgttttcttATTTACCTTGATAGCATTCAGGCTACGTTCTGTGCCCTCTGGGTGATATGGAAAGTCTAGGGCCAGCCCTGCCTCCTGCCACTGAATCCCTGGTGATCAAAGCCATCATAGAACTTCTCGAAGTCATTCTCAGAGCATCCCACCACATAGTGGAAGACAAAGTATATAAGTACAAGAGTCAACTACAGCAGACTGGAGAAGGTTAGGGTTAAGTCACTACCTACTATCTATTCCAGGCCATATTCAACTTACAAATCAGGGATAATACCTTAAAGCTACTAAAGCCAATTACAAACAATGTCTCTATGAAGACAGATGAATTGTTATTAGACAGCCTTTGCTGTTTAAAGTGAACCAATTACTGGTAAGTTTTTCTCTTATTATTTCCTCTGTGACTGTTATTCTGTTGGTTTGATTTCTGCAGTGTAAAAATTCTGACGATAAATTATGTTACAACTCACACTGAGCTTTATTATATTGACTTAgcattatcatttttttttatcttcaccaaggaggttatgtttttggttcagtttgtttgtatgtctgtctgtcagcaggattgCATAAAACTACTAAGCTGATTTTCATGATAGTTGGTGTTGGGCATTTGGCAAATTTTGGAGTGGATCTGAATCACAGGGTGGATCCACAAATTATTTTACACTTTCATTAACATTGCAAGATGGGGCATTTGGCCTTAGCGGAGGTCTGGGCTCTCCAAGTGCCCTTCCAGTTTTATATGTCATTGAGCTTATAATAGCTTGTAAGGCATTTACAATGAACTCTTACATGAATGTCCTcaatgtctctctttttttacagttttaacCGGGAGAACAAATGATGGCTGACGTCTCGAATGCATCAAAAGAAATTATGTTAGAAACTCATTTCTTAAATGTCTCTTCAGTTTTATTTCTGCAAagtttctctctgcctcctcacaGTGTTATTCCTGCTGCTCTGTTTGCCAGTCTTAATTACATGGTCATTATCTTCTGCAACCTTGTGCTCCTCCTCACCATCCTCTTAAACAAAAGCCTGCATCAACCCATGTACTTGCTACTGCTGAACTTACCCATCAATGACATTATAGGCTCTAGTGCTCTGTTTCCGCAGGTTATAAATGAGCTACTGTTAGACTCTCGGAGTATACAATACGCTGCCTGCATTACCCAAGCGTTTCTTATTCATATCTATGGAACTGGCTCTGTGTTCATCTTGACTGCCATGGCTTATGACCGATATGTTGCTATATGTTGTCCTTTACAATACGGAACGATTATGACTAATGCTCATGTTATGAGAATAATCAGCTTAGTGTGGTTATGTAACTTATTCGTAATAGGGGttctgtttttccttcttttgcGTTTGCCCCGTTGCGGGTCCCAAATGGCACATTCTTACTGTGacaatccctctctccttagACTTGCCTGTACTGACACAACTGTTAACAACATTTATGGGCTGGCGTTGGTAGCGGTAATACAAGTTGCAGCTCTTGGGATAATTTTCTGCACGTACATTCAGATCCTTGTCGCTTGTTTCCGAAGCAGAAGAGCAGACACTAAAAGTAAAGCTCTACAGACGTGTGCAACACATCtgattgtgtttctgtttttcgaATGCTTGGGTCTTTTTACAATAATTTCATACAGGATACCAAATCTTTCTTCTGAAACAAGA
Coding sequences within:
- the LOC105905748 gene encoding putative olfactory receptor 13C6, translating into MPQAQLPPSWSQMPLTPVSQDSHMPQAQMRIPPFLPFLLDSRHCRGRLKDHPAPQDRGGDSNYFIFIIIVFLFTLIGNLVLLLTILLNKSLHQPMYLLLLNLPINDIIGSSALFPQVINELLLDSRSIQYAACITQAFLIHIYGTGSVFILTAMAYDRYVAICCPLQYGTIMTNAHVMRIISLVWLCNLFVIGVLFFLLLRLPRCGSQMAHSYCDNPSLLRLACTDTTVNNIYGLALF
- the LOC105905758 gene encoding olfactory receptor 52Z1-like, yielding MSPNMSVYPVFSAALTLETLKLSPPNNYLAFIFGTLTYLTIVVCNIVVLSVIVTSKELHKPMYILLFNMPLNDLVGATAFFPQMVFSLLSQNIFISHIACILQAFLIHLYGAGALLILTVMAYDRYVAICKPLRYNSIFTNSYLIKLIILMWTVDFSLILILFTLLTRPKICRTEIMDPYCNNPALVKLTCGDTRINNYYGLFITAFFQGLSLSVVIYTYVQILIACVSSTNRTNARSKALQTCATHLVVFLIFEITILFNVLAYRIQGLSTGLHKFFGVMMLTFPPFVNPLIYGLKTKEIKQKITIVFCK